One stretch of Candidatus Binatia bacterium DNA includes these proteins:
- the mviN gene encoding putative lipid II flippase MurJ: MSENRAIARAAGLVALFTFLSRIAGLVRDATVGYFFGTGLAADAFFVAFRIPNLLRRFVAEGAMSTAFIPIFTEYWTQRPHRDAVHAARVVATVLALVVSALAVLGIVFAEPLTRLFAPGFATDPEKFALTVSLTRWTFPYIALVSLVALCSGILNSLRHFAAPAMSPIFLNLAMIAGAAASPWVSPPVQALAYGVLAGGLLQLVLQVLSLARLGIVLVPRWEPQHEAVKRAGRLLLPTVFGAAVYQINLLVDTVLASALPPGSVSYLWYADRVFEFPLGLFAVALGTAALPSFSTLAARQDWEGIRTSLRFAIRSTSFIVAPATAGLAVLAYPIVSVLFQRGAFSANEAWNTAVALTAFAVGLWPVAVLRVVVPAFYALQDTRTPVWTAAAAFLTNVLFSLSLMGPVEAGQSSVLHLLAVLTSYMHVADLRHAGLALATSLAAAVNLSLLVILLRRKLGPLGLARLLPHCTRDVLASAALAVPVWWLQARLTWSGTEPLWWRAGWLGVCVVAGVTTFAFAHTTLGGGETRRMWELVRERMNPERQRAPA, encoded by the coding sequence ATGAGCGAGAATCGCGCAATCGCGCGTGCGGCTGGGCTCGTGGCCCTTTTCACCTTCCTCAGCCGGATCGCTGGCCTCGTGCGCGACGCCACCGTGGGTTACTTTTTCGGCACGGGCTTGGCGGCCGATGCGTTTTTCGTAGCCTTTCGCATCCCGAACTTGTTGCGCCGTTTCGTCGCTGAGGGAGCCATGAGCACAGCGTTCATCCCGATTTTCACGGAATACTGGACGCAACGGCCGCACCGCGATGCCGTACACGCCGCGCGTGTGGTGGCTACTGTGCTGGCTTTGGTCGTTAGCGCTCTCGCCGTGCTCGGAATTGTCTTTGCCGAGCCGCTCACGCGCTTGTTCGCCCCTGGGTTTGCGACCGATCCGGAAAAGTTCGCGCTCACTGTAAGTCTGACGCGCTGGACCTTTCCTTACATTGCACTGGTGAGTTTGGTGGCACTGTGTTCGGGCATTTTGAACTCGTTGCGGCATTTTGCCGCGCCCGCCATGTCACCCATTTTTCTCAACCTGGCCATGATTGCGGGGGCGGCGGCGAGCCCGTGGGTCAGCCCGCCGGTGCAAGCTCTCGCGTACGGCGTGTTAGCGGGAGGATTGTTGCAGTTGGTGTTGCAGGTGCTTTCGCTCGCACGCTTGGGGATCGTGTTGGTGCCCCGATGGGAACCGCAGCACGAGGCCGTGAAGCGTGCAGGCCGGTTGCTCCTCCCGACGGTGTTTGGGGCCGCCGTTTACCAGATCAACTTATTGGTGGACACCGTGCTCGCCTCCGCTTTGCCCCCAGGAAGCGTGTCGTACTTGTGGTATGCGGACCGCGTGTTCGAGTTTCCGCTCGGGCTGTTCGCTGTGGCGTTGGGTACAGCCGCACTGCCTAGTTTCTCCACGCTAGCGGCTCGGCAGGACTGGGAAGGAATTCGCACGAGCTTGCGCTTCGCGATTCGCTCCACGAGTTTCATCGTGGCTCCAGCAACTGCCGGTCTGGCTGTGCTTGCCTACCCCATTGTGTCGGTGCTGTTCCAACGCGGGGCGTTTTCTGCGAACGAAGCCTGGAATACGGCAGTTGCGCTCACGGCGTTTGCCGTCGGGCTGTGGCCGGTGGCGGTGTTGCGGGTCGTCGTGCCGGCGTTTTACGCCTTACAAGACACGCGCACACCCGTCTGGACTGCGGCAGCGGCCTTTCTGACCAATGTGCTCTTTAGTTTGAGTTTGATGGGACCGGTGGAGGCTGGGCAGTCCTCCGTGTTGCACCTTCTGGCCGTGCTGACTTCGTACATGCACGTGGCCGATTTGCGACACGCTGGTTTGGCCCTGGCAACTTCCCTCGCTGCTGCCGTGAACTTGAGCTTGCTGGTCATCTTACTGCGGCGCAAGCTGGGCCCGCTCGGGCTGGCTCGGTTGCTGCCCCATTGCACCCGAGATGTGTTGGCCTCCGCAGCCTTGGCAGTGCCGGTTTGGTGGTTGCAAGCGCGGCTGACGTGGAGTGGCACTGAGCCCTTATGGTGGCGTGCGGGCTGGTTGGGTGTGTGTGTGGTGGCCGGTGTCACGACCTTTGCTTTCGCGCACACGACGCTGGGCGGAGGAGAAACGCGGCGTATGTGGGAGCTCGTCCGGGAGCGCATGAATCCCGAGCGCCAGCGAGCCCCGGCCTGA
- the rpsT gene encoding 30S ribosomal protein S20, with amino-acid sequence MALRHKSAIKRHRQSLKRYARNKAIRTRVRHVLRELRETIAKKEVAAAEEKLRLAVKTLTKAVSKGVLHRNNASRRISRLSQQVAQLKSAA; translated from the coding sequence GTGGCCTTACGTCACAAGTCAGCCATCAAGCGTCATCGGCAATCCTTGAAGCGTTATGCGCGCAACAAGGCAATTCGCACGCGCGTGCGCCATGTGCTGCGCGAGCTGCGCGAAACGATCGCCAAGAAGGAAGTCGCTGCGGCCGAAGAAAAGTTGCGTTTGGCCGTGAAGACGCTGACCAAGGCCGTCTCCAAAGGTGTGCTGCACCGCAACAACGCATCGCGCCGCATTTCGCGCCTGAGCCAGCAGGTGGCGCAACTCAAGTCGGCCGCTTGA
- the leuS gene encoding leucine--tRNA ligase gives MDEEYNPSVVEEKWQRLWEERGTNRVDLFGARRPYYNLMMFPYPSAEGLHVGHAFAFPGADIHGRFRRLQGYDVFEPIGFDAFGIHSENYALKIGAHPAELIPRTIANFRRQLRRLGLMLDWDHVVDTTDPGYYRWTQWIFLKLYHFGLAERKKAPVNWCPACHTVLANEQVIDGYCERHPDVAVEQRFTEQWFFKITQYAERLLKNLDWIDWSETTKTAQRNWIGRSEGAAIDFPLASDPSRKIRVFTTRPDTVFGATYMVLAPEHPLVDEITSPAHRPAVRSYVERTLKMDLVRRRSVREKTGVFTGAYAVNPATGQHIPIWIADYVLAEYGTGAIMAVPAHDQRDYEFAREFSLPIVTVIEPLPGGEEWPADAAYEGPGRLVNSGPFTGLDSETAKRRITAWLAERGLGEARVEYRLHDWCISRQRYWGPPIPIIYCDACGIVPVPEDDLPVLLPYVEQFRPDETGVAPLARVKEFYEVPCPRCQRLARRETDVSDTFLDSAWYFLRYPSTHRNDVPFDPELTRKWLPVDMYIGGNEHAVLHLMYTRFITMALHDMGLLHFEEPFKKFRAHGLITKDGAKMSKSRGNVVNPDQYIERYGADVFRTYMMFLGPYTEGGDFRDEGIAGVRRFFEGVWRLVRQFDPQAQSSAVLRRSVHRTIAKVQEDLEELRYNTAIAALMSLLNDIRRYGPADRWVIESLILMIAPFAPHLAEELWEALGHRQSIFDARWPEYDPAQLVEETVELAVQVNGKVRGRITVAREAPEADVIRAALAVPAVQAYVQGKTVRKQVVVPGRLVNFVVE, from the coding sequence ATGGATGAGGAGTACAATCCGTCGGTTGTCGAGGAAAAATGGCAGCGCTTGTGGGAAGAGCGCGGAACCAACCGCGTGGACCTCTTTGGCGCCCGGAGGCCGTACTACAACTTGATGATGTTTCCGTATCCCTCAGCCGAAGGGCTCCATGTCGGCCATGCTTTTGCTTTCCCCGGGGCAGACATTCATGGCCGCTTCCGGCGCTTGCAGGGCTACGATGTGTTCGAGCCCATCGGATTCGACGCCTTCGGAATTCACTCCGAAAATTACGCCCTCAAAATTGGCGCCCACCCGGCGGAGCTGATTCCGCGTACGATTGCGAACTTTCGCCGCCAATTGCGCCGGCTGGGGCTGATGCTGGACTGGGACCATGTCGTCGACACGACGGACCCGGGTTACTACCGCTGGACACAGTGGATCTTTCTAAAGCTGTACCACTTTGGCCTTGCGGAGAGAAAAAAGGCACCGGTGAACTGGTGCCCAGCCTGTCACACCGTGCTGGCCAACGAGCAAGTCATTGATGGGTATTGCGAGAGGCATCCCGATGTCGCCGTGGAACAGCGCTTCACGGAACAGTGGTTTTTCAAGATCACCCAGTACGCGGAGCGGCTCCTCAAGAACTTGGACTGGATTGACTGGTCGGAAACCACCAAGACTGCGCAGCGCAACTGGATTGGCCGCTCCGAAGGGGCGGCCATTGATTTCCCGCTGGCGAGCGACCCGAGCCGCAAGATCCGTGTTTTTACCACTCGGCCGGACACCGTATTCGGTGCGACCTACATGGTCCTCGCTCCGGAGCACCCCTTGGTGGATGAAATTACCTCGCCGGCGCACCGCCCCGCCGTGCGTTCGTACGTAGAGCGAACGCTCAAGATGGACTTGGTTCGCCGCCGCTCGGTGCGAGAAAAAACCGGTGTGTTCACCGGCGCGTACGCCGTGAACCCGGCGACAGGGCAACACATCCCCATCTGGATTGCCGACTACGTTTTGGCAGAGTACGGCACGGGTGCCATCATGGCAGTGCCCGCACATGATCAGCGGGACTACGAATTCGCGCGCGAATTTTCTTTGCCCATCGTCACTGTGATCGAACCGCTTCCTGGCGGTGAGGAATGGCCGGCGGATGCGGCTTATGAAGGACCGGGACGGTTAGTGAACAGCGGCCCGTTTACGGGGCTCGACTCCGAAACCGCCAAGCGCAGGATCACTGCATGGCTCGCCGAGCGGGGGCTGGGAGAAGCGCGCGTGGAGTACCGGCTCCATGACTGGTGCATCTCGCGCCAGCGTTATTGGGGCCCGCCAATCCCGATCATTTATTGCGATGCGTGTGGCATCGTGCCGGTGCCCGAAGACGATCTACCAGTGTTGCTCCCGTATGTGGAGCAGTTCCGGCCGGATGAAACCGGTGTTGCGCCGCTGGCGCGGGTGAAGGAGTTTTACGAAGTTCCATGCCCGCGCTGCCAGCGGTTGGCGCGGCGCGAGACCGACGTTTCCGATACCTTCCTCGACTCCGCCTGGTATTTCTTGCGGTATCCGTCCACGCATCGCAATGACGTCCCGTTCGATCCTGAGCTCACCCGCAAATGGCTTCCGGTGGACATGTACATCGGTGGCAACGAGCATGCGGTCCTGCACTTGATGTACACGCGCTTCATCACCATGGCACTACATGACATGGGGCTGCTGCACTTCGAAGAGCCGTTCAAGAAGTTTCGTGCCCACGGATTGATCACAAAAGATGGCGCCAAGATGTCCAAGTCGCGGGGCAATGTGGTCAATCCCGACCAATACATCGAACGGTACGGCGCCGACGTGTTCCGGACGTACATGATGTTTCTCGGGCCGTACACGGAGGGTGGCGACTTCCGCGACGAGGGGATCGCGGGCGTACGGCGCTTTTTCGAGGGCGTGTGGCGACTCGTGCGCCAGTTCGATCCGCAGGCGCAAAGTTCTGCGGTGCTGCGCCGCAGCGTTCATCGCACGATTGCGAAGGTACAGGAAGATTTAGAAGAGCTCCGATACAACACGGCCATTGCGGCGCTGATGAGCCTGCTGAATGACATTCGCCGGTACGGACCGGCGGATCGTTGGGTCATCGAGTCGCTGATTCTGATGATCGCCCCGTTTGCACCTCACCTTGCGGAGGAGCTTTGGGAGGCTTTGGGCCACCGGCAAAGCATATTCGACGCGCGCTGGCCCGAGTACGATCCGGCACAACTCGTCGAGGAAACCGTCGAGCTCGCCGTTCAGGTGAACGGCAAGGTGCGCGGGCGCATCACCGTTGCGCGGGAGGCACCCGAGGCGGACGTGATTCGGGCGGCGTTGGCTGTACCCGCGGTGCAAGCTTACGTGCAGGGAAAAACAGTTCGAAAGCAAGTGGTCGTTCCCGGCCGCTTGGTCAATTTCGTGGTCGAATGA
- the nusB gene encoding N utilization substance protein B, whose amino-acid sequence MGSRRKGRELAVQALYQIELTGEYQPDRIAYLWEDSGASLGAREFAAQLVRGVLEHQAEVDRLIAETAEHWRLERIAPVDLAILRVATYELMSADAPPAAVVINEAIEIGKRYSSERAAEFLNGVLDRIAARLGVKETARGERSDQHG is encoded by the coding sequence ATGGGATCTCGTCGCAAAGGCCGCGAGCTGGCGGTGCAAGCGTTGTATCAAATTGAGCTGACCGGCGAGTACCAGCCCGACCGCATCGCCTACCTGTGGGAAGATTCCGGGGCCTCGCTCGGGGCGCGCGAATTTGCCGCCCAGCTCGTGCGCGGAGTGCTGGAGCACCAAGCGGAGGTGGATCGTTTGATTGCCGAGACGGCTGAACACTGGCGCCTGGAACGGATTGCGCCGGTGGATCTTGCCATCTTGCGCGTGGCTACGTACGAGTTGATGTCGGCCGATGCGCCGCCGGCTGCAGTGGTCATCAACGAGGCCATCGAAATCGGCAAGCGTTATTCGAGCGAGCGTGCGGCGGAGTTTCTCAACGGGGTGCTCGACCGCATTGCAGCTCGGCTCGGAGTGAAAGAAACAGCACGAGGCGAACGGAGCGACCAACATGGATGA
- the ribH gene encoding 6,7-dimethyl-8-ribityllumazine synthase: MSNTASGAFSGAGLRIGVVAARFNEVVTERLLRGTMRALREAGVREEDIEVVRVPGAFEVPLAADLMAGRGRFDAVVCLGAIVRGETQHHHYIAQAVFSALQHVQLARHIPVALGILTTENLEQALARSGDDPGNKGYEAARVALECALLHRQLG, translated from the coding sequence ATGTCGAACACCGCCAGCGGGGCTTTTTCGGGGGCAGGGCTGAGAATTGGAGTGGTGGCCGCACGTTTCAACGAAGTCGTCACGGAACGCTTGCTTCGGGGCACAATGCGGGCTTTGCGGGAAGCCGGGGTGCGTGAGGAAGACATCGAAGTCGTGCGTGTGCCGGGTGCGTTCGAGGTGCCCCTGGCGGCAGACTTGATGGCGGGGCGTGGCCGGTTCGATGCGGTCGTCTGCCTCGGTGCGATTGTGCGCGGAGAAACACAACATCACCACTATATCGCTCAGGCCGTGTTTTCGGCGTTGCAACACGTGCAGTTGGCCCGGCATATTCCCGTGGCTCTGGGAATTCTGACGACGGAAAATTTGGAGCAAGCTCTGGCGCGTTCGGGGGACGATCCCGGGAACAAGGGTTACGAAGCCGCGCGCGTGGCCCTCGAGTGCGCGCTCCTGCACCGCCAGCTCGGATGA
- the ribA gene encoding riboflavin biosynthesis protein RibBA, whose product MTSQSLEAASTALREGRTVILTEGGEGEAVLCLAAELVTAEAINFMATHARGLVELVLPREHMQRLGIPLLGNPDAPLRKPYGASFEARRGVTTGISAADRATTIRAAVAEDAGPDDIVMPGHMFPVMARPGGVLAWRGLPEASVDLVRIAGLKPAAVTCTILDDAGNVATEPDVQALAELFDLPLVSVDDVVAHRLRSDSLVHRVVDVPMVTAFGAKFRMVVYSNDVDSHEHIAVIKGKWKADEAVLVRVHSECLTGDVFGSQRCDCGDQLRRALEHIDQAGKGVLVYMQQEGRGIGLANKVRAYALQDRGRDTVEANRELGFADDGRDYGMTAQILRDLGVRRVRLLTNNPRKIQGLEHYGIEVVERVPLEVVPHKGNLQYLRTKRQKMGHLLSNVDQPHQE is encoded by the coding sequence ATGACCAGCCAGTCTCTGGAGGCGGCCTCGACAGCTCTTCGTGAAGGGCGAACGGTGATCCTTACCGAGGGGGGTGAAGGTGAGGCCGTGTTGTGCCTAGCGGCCGAGCTCGTTACCGCGGAGGCGATCAACTTCATGGCCACGCACGCGCGCGGCCTGGTGGAACTGGTACTGCCCCGGGAGCACATGCAACGTCTCGGGATTCCTCTGCTGGGAAATCCCGACGCCCCGCTTCGCAAACCCTACGGTGCCTCGTTCGAGGCCCGGCGCGGTGTCACTACCGGAATCTCGGCGGCCGACCGTGCCACCACCATTCGTGCGGCCGTAGCGGAGGATGCGGGCCCGGACGACATTGTCATGCCTGGGCACATGTTTCCGGTCATGGCTCGCCCGGGTGGTGTGCTCGCATGGCGGGGCCTTCCGGAAGCCAGCGTGGACCTCGTGCGGATCGCTGGTCTCAAACCAGCGGCGGTCACGTGTACGATCCTCGACGATGCAGGGAACGTAGCCACCGAGCCCGACGTGCAAGCCCTAGCAGAACTGTTCGACCTGCCGCTGGTCAGCGTGGACGATGTCGTGGCGCACCGCCTGCGTTCGGATTCGCTGGTGCATCGCGTCGTCGATGTCCCGATGGTGACGGCCTTTGGCGCCAAGTTTCGGATGGTCGTGTACAGCAACGACGTGGACTCCCACGAGCACATCGCGGTGATCAAAGGCAAGTGGAAGGCCGACGAAGCCGTGCTGGTGCGGGTGCATTCCGAGTGCTTGACGGGCGATGTGTTTGGCTCGCAGCGTTGCGACTGCGGCGACCAATTGCGGCGGGCTCTCGAGCACATCGATCAGGCTGGCAAAGGCGTGCTCGTGTACATGCAGCAGGAAGGACGGGGCATTGGGCTGGCGAACAAAGTGCGCGCTTATGCACTGCAGGACCGTGGCCGGGACACGGTGGAAGCAAATCGCGAACTGGGCTTTGCCGACGACGGGCGGGACTATGGCATGACCGCCCAGATCCTGCGCGACTTGGGCGTGCGCCGCGTACGGTTGCTCACCAACAATCCGCGTAAAATTCAGGGACTCGAGCATTACGGGATCGAAGTCGTGGAGCGCGTGCCGTTGGAAGTCGTTCCCCACAAGGGCAATTTGCAGTACTTGCGGACCAAGCGGCAGAAGATGGGTCACTTGCTCTCCAACGTGGATCAGCCGCATCAGGAATAA
- a CDS encoding riboflavin biosynthesis protein RibD — protein MGRHLSDDERFMRLALRWARRGVGQTRPNPPVGAVVVNDGQVVGVGYHRRAGLPHAEAEALAQAGDRAAGATLYVTLEPCAHHGRTPPCTDAILRAGVARVVFGVPDPNPHVDGGGAEKLQAAGVHVVSGVAARACAELIAPFRKFIRTGRPWVTLKLAASLDGRAATVSGSSRWITNEKSRAYVHRLRAQHDAVLVGAGTVTRDDPELTSRSARSRVQPLRVVLDGQLSAPLAARVYDVTKAPTLVLTSERAPLEKVRALEERGVEVESLGPDPRIPWSTVLDALGRRQLLAVLVEGGPQVAAEALRAGGVDRLLLFLAPKLIGGDGLPVIESLGVRDISEALALPPLRLRRFAGDWLVATEWDRS, from the coding sequence GTGGGTCGCCACCTATCGGACGACGAGCGCTTCATGCGTCTGGCCTTGCGTTGGGCTCGGCGCGGTGTCGGACAGACCCGGCCGAATCCGCCGGTCGGAGCGGTGGTGGTCAACGATGGGCAGGTCGTTGGCGTCGGCTACCATCGCCGTGCGGGGTTGCCGCACGCCGAGGCGGAAGCGTTGGCGCAGGCGGGGGATCGCGCCGCGGGGGCGACGCTGTACGTCACCCTGGAGCCGTGTGCGCACCACGGCCGCACACCGCCTTGTACCGATGCCATTTTGCGCGCCGGTGTGGCGCGTGTGGTTTTTGGTGTGCCTGATCCGAACCCTCATGTGGATGGGGGCGGAGCGGAGAAACTCCAGGCCGCGGGGGTGCACGTTGTCAGTGGTGTGGCCGCTCGGGCGTGCGCGGAACTCATTGCGCCGTTTCGCAAGTTCATCCGCACCGGCCGGCCATGGGTGACGCTTAAACTGGCGGCGTCGTTGGATGGACGAGCGGCGACGGTCAGTGGATCCTCCCGCTGGATCACCAACGAGAAAAGTCGTGCTTATGTGCACCGGCTGCGAGCCCAGCATGATGCGGTGCTCGTGGGGGCGGGCACCGTTACCCGTGACGATCCGGAACTCACCTCTCGCTCGGCGCGCAGCCGAGTGCAGCCGCTACGGGTCGTCCTGGATGGCCAATTGAGCGCGCCGCTCGCCGCTCGGGTCTACGATGTCACCAAAGCGCCCACGCTCGTGTTGACCTCGGAACGGGCGCCGCTGGAGAAGGTGCGCGCACTCGAGGAGCGGGGAGTCGAAGTGGAGTCGCTCGGGCCGGACCCCCGAATTCCGTGGAGTACTGTGCTGGATGCGTTGGGACGGCGTCAACTCTTGGCTGTGTTGGTGGAAGGAGGGCCGCAGGTGGCTGCGGAGGCGTTGCGGGCCGGCGGGGTGGACCGCCTCCTGCTTTTCCTGGCGCCGAAACTCATTGGGGGGGACGGACTTCCGGTGATCGAGAGTCTTGGAGTGCGCGACATCTCCGAGGCACTCGCATTGCCGCCACTGCGCTTGCGTCGCTTTGCAGGGGATTGGCTCGTTGCTACAGAGTGGGATCGCTCATGA
- the nrdR gene encoding transcriptional repressor NrdR, with the protein MKCPFCHDMRNHVIDSRLSKDGHSIRRRRACEHCGRRFTTYERVEEMLPVVVKKDGRREAYDRQKVLAGLKKACEKRPVSTAAIEQVADRIEQLLQERGEKEVPSSAIGEAAMRELHRLDQVAYVRFASVYREFKDVDEFMRELQRLMKDRRKPRSKRR; encoded by the coding sequence ATGAAGTGCCCGTTCTGCCACGACATGCGCAATCACGTGATTGATTCGCGCCTCAGCAAAGACGGCCACTCGATCCGGCGCCGGCGCGCGTGTGAGCATTGCGGGCGGCGTTTTACGACCTACGAGCGCGTCGAAGAGATGCTGCCCGTGGTGGTCAAAAAAGATGGCCGGCGCGAGGCGTATGACCGGCAAAAGGTTCTCGCCGGGCTCAAAAAGGCCTGCGAAAAGCGGCCCGTGAGCACGGCGGCGATCGAACAAGTCGCCGATCGCATCGAGCAACTCTTGCAGGAGCGCGGCGAGAAGGAAGTGCCCAGCAGTGCCATAGGCGAGGCAGCGATGCGCGAGCTGCACCGCCTAGACCAAGTGGCTTACGTGCGCTTTGCCTCGGTGTATCGCGAGTTCAAGGACGTGGACGAATTCATGCGGGAGCTCCAGCGGTTGATGAAAGACCGGCGCAAGCCGCGTTCGAAGAGGCGGTAA
- the purF gene encoding amidophosphoribosyltransferase, producing MSIPEQTATMAKQLDRDAFGEKCAVVGVFGHPEAANLVYLSLYAMQHRGQEGSGIVSAHQGMLLSHRGLGLVADVFPEHIIRQLKGEAAIGHNRYSTSGQTLLKNTQPFVVEYGRGGLAVAHNGNLVNALELREQLEANGSIFQSNVDTEVIIHLMANAKGERTIERVCAALSRVRGAYSLVFLTPRELLAARDPHGFRPLVLGRLRDAWIVASETCALDLIGATYEREVEPGEVWCVSAQGVESVRPFPRQPRAACVFEYVYFARPDSKVFGRNVYEVRKELGRQLAREQPADADIVIPVPDSGVPAALGYAEESGLPFEMGLIRNHYVGRTFIEPRDSIRHFGVKVKLNAQADVLRGKRVVIVDDSIVRGTTSKKIVQMVRQAGATAVHMRISSPPTIASCFYGVDTPTTEELVAARAPVEEICRFITADSLGYLSEQGLYAFLRGRREGFCDACFTGRYPVPVTDIGRKNQLWLFEVAEV from the coding sequence ATGAGTATACCCGAACAAACCGCCACGATGGCGAAACAACTCGATCGAGACGCCTTCGGGGAGAAGTGCGCCGTGGTCGGGGTGTTCGGCCATCCCGAAGCCGCGAACCTGGTGTACTTGAGTTTGTATGCCATGCAGCATCGGGGGCAGGAGGGCTCGGGAATCGTTTCTGCTCACCAAGGCATGCTGCTCTCCCATCGCGGACTCGGCTTGGTGGCGGATGTCTTTCCGGAGCACATCATTCGCCAGTTGAAGGGCGAGGCCGCCATTGGGCACAACCGCTACTCCACCTCGGGTCAGACTTTGCTGAAGAACACGCAACCGTTCGTTGTGGAGTATGGCCGCGGCGGCTTGGCGGTGGCCCACAATGGCAACCTCGTCAATGCTCTCGAGTTGCGCGAACAATTGGAGGCGAACGGATCCATCTTCCAGTCTAATGTGGACACCGAAGTCATCATTCATTTGATGGCGAACGCCAAAGGAGAGCGCACGATCGAGCGCGTTTGTGCCGCTCTCAGCCGGGTGCGCGGGGCGTACTCTTTGGTGTTCCTGACGCCGCGGGAATTGTTGGCGGCGCGCGACCCGCACGGATTTCGACCGCTTGTGCTCGGGCGCCTGCGAGATGCCTGGATCGTCGCCTCCGAGACCTGCGCTCTCGATTTGATCGGCGCCACTTACGAGCGTGAAGTCGAGCCCGGCGAAGTCTGGTGCGTTTCGGCGCAGGGAGTGGAAAGTGTGCGTCCGTTCCCGCGCCAACCACGTGCGGCTTGTGTCTTCGAGTATGTGTATTTTGCTCGCCCGGACAGCAAGGTGTTCGGGCGCAACGTGTACGAAGTGCGCAAGGAACTTGGCCGGCAATTGGCTCGCGAACAGCCTGCGGACGCCGACATTGTCATCCCCGTACCGGATTCCGGCGTGCCTGCAGCGCTGGGTTACGCGGAAGAATCGGGCTTGCCCTTCGAAATGGGCTTGATTCGCAACCACTATGTCGGCCGCACGTTCATCGAGCCGCGTGACTCGATCCGCCACTTTGGAGTCAAGGTGAAGCTGAATGCCCAGGCCGACGTGCTGCGCGGCAAGCGTGTCGTGATCGTAGATGACTCGATCGTGCGCGGCACGACGAGCAAAAAAATCGTGCAAATGGTGCGGCAAGCGGGCGCCACGGCTGTTCATATGCGGATCAGTTCTCCCCCGACCATTGCCTCCTGTTTTTACGGTGTGGACACCCCTACGACGGAAGAGCTGGTGGCTGCCCGGGCCCCTGTGGAAGAGATCTGCCGTTTTATCACCGCCGACTCGCTGGGATACTTGAGCGAACAAGGGCTGTACGCGTTCTTGCGTGGCCGGCGGGAGGGATTTTGCGATGCTTGCTTTACTGGACGTTATCCCGTGCCCGTGACGGATATCGGCCGCAAGAACCAACTGTGGTTGTTCGAGGTAGCGGAGGTGTGA